The following coding sequences lie in one Oceanispirochaeta sp. genomic window:
- a CDS encoding patatin family protein, translated as MTDNKTALIVEGGAMRGIFAAGVLDRFLELEYNPFDFCVGVSAGATNLAAWLCKQKGRNYKVIKDYSCRPQFISFRKYLSGGHVIDLDWLWDITIREMRLDLGEFKKNKTVFYVVVTNALDGKAEYLIPEEETLELLIKGSCALPGLYRGFPEYDDIRMADGGVADPLPVIRAYEMGAREMTVILSRPLGYRKKAGKFPGITDFMLKEKKELARAMKDRWFVYNRSIEFLETAPADCRVKIIAPPLNFEVGRLTKDPKKLEAGYQMGLEAAQNLYDLYSK; from the coding sequence ATGACTGATAATAAGACAGCACTGATCGTAGAAGGTGGTGCAATGAGAGGCATTTTTGCTGCTGGTGTATTAGATCGGTTTCTTGAACTTGAGTACAACCCCTTTGATTTTTGTGTGGGGGTTTCGGCGGGTGCAACCAATCTGGCGGCATGGCTGTGTAAACAGAAGGGAAGAAACTATAAGGTAATTAAAGATTATTCCTGCAGGCCCCAATTTATATCATTTAGAAAATATCTCTCTGGTGGCCATGTTATTGACCTGGATTGGTTGTGGGATATTACCATCCGGGAAATGAGGCTGGATCTTGGGGAGTTTAAAAAGAACAAAACCGTTTTTTATGTTGTTGTGACGAATGCTCTGGATGGTAAAGCCGAATATTTAATCCCCGAAGAAGAGACTCTGGAGCTACTGATCAAGGGGTCCTGTGCTTTGCCGGGTTTGTATCGGGGATTCCCTGAGTATGACGATATACGAATGGCTGATGGTGGAGTGGCCGACCCTCTTCCTGTTATAAGGGCGTATGAGATGGGTGCTCGGGAGATGACTGTCATATTATCCCGACCCTTAGGCTACAGGAAAAAGGCTGGAAAGTTCCCGGGAATCACTGATTTTATGCTTAAGGAAAAGAAAGAATTGGCTCGGGCGATGAAAGACCGGTGGTTCGTCTATAATCGGTCAATAGAATTCCTCGAGACAGCTCCAGCTGACTGTCGAGTGAAGATTATTGCCCCGCCTCTGAATTTTGAGGTAGGCCGGTTGACCAAAGATCCGAAGAAACTGGAAGCAGGATATCAAATGGGTCTCGAGGCAGCGCAGAATTTATATGATCTTTATTCAAAATAA